From the genome of Neomonachus schauinslandi chromosome 5, ASM220157v2, whole genome shotgun sequence, one region includes:
- the IL22 gene encoding interleukin-22, with the protein MAALQKCVNSSLMGTLASSCLLLLALWVQGGTAVPIGSHCRLNHSDFQQPYITNRTFMLAEEASLADNNTDVRLIGDKLFHGVNAGERCYLMKEVLNFTLEEVLLPQSHRFQPYMQEVVPFLAKLSNRLSQCRIESDDQHIQRNVQMLKDTVKKLGENGEIKAIGELSLLFIALRSACI; encoded by the exons ATGGCTGCCCTGCAGAAATGTGTGAACTCTTCCCTTATGGGAACTCTGGCCTCCAGCTGCCTCCTTCTCCTTGCCCTGTGGGTGCAGGGAGGAACAGCTGTGCCCATCGGCTCGCACTGCAGGCTTAACCACTCTGACTTCCAGCAGCCCTATATAACCAACCGCACCTTCATGCTGGCTGAGGAG gcTAGTTTGGCAGATAACAACACAGATGTTCGTCTCATTGGGGATAAACTGTTCCACGGAGTCAAT GCAGGAGAGCGCTGCTATCTGATGAAGGAGGTGCTGAACTTTACCCTTGAAGAAGTACTGCTCCCCCAATCCCATAGATTCCAGCCCTATATGCAGGAGGTGGTGCCCTTCTTGGCCAAGCTCAGCAACAGGCTAAGCCAATGT CGTATTGAGAGCGATGACCAGCATATCCAGAGAAATGTGCAAATGCTGAAGGACACAGTGAAAAAG CTTGGAGAGAATGGAGAGATCAAAGCAATTGGAGAACTGAGTTTGCTGTTTATAGCCCTGAGAAGTGCCTGCATTTAA